In the Gossypium arboreum isolate Shixiya-1 chromosome 10, ASM2569848v2, whole genome shotgun sequence genome, one interval contains:
- the LOC108488618 gene encoding uncharacterized protein LOC108488618: MLPERQGGGAPHGIILAVVVGIVVLAPFLFGDQGEAITEAISELLTPLGLLLLPIILLLTIQFLSSDRGSFVSAVFSTGEPDTIHRVSGSPFGVALFLLLILFLLYNRVSIFGGDDDSDD; encoded by the coding sequence ATGTTACCCGAAAGACAAGGCGGAGGTGCACCCCACGGAATAATACTAGCTGTGGTGGTGGGCATCGTGGTCTTAGCCCCATTCTTGTTCGGCGATCAAGGCGAAGCCATAACTGAAGCCATTTCCGAGCTCTTGACTCCCCTCGGTCTCCTCCTCTTGCCCATCATCCTCCTCCTCACAATCCAGTTCCTTTCCTCAGATCGCGGCTCCTTCGTCTCCGCCGTCTTTTCCACCGGCGAACCCGACACCATCCACCGCGTCAGCGGTTCTCCCTTTGGGGTCGCCTTGTTCCTTCTCCTCATCTTGTTCTTGCTTTACAATCGTGTTTCCATTTTCGGCGGCGATGACGATTCCGACGATTGA